AAAAAATTCTCAAATGATCCTTTGTTGTGGCAGGAATGAAAAGTCAAGACACTCCATAATCACATCCATAAACTCCCTAAATCCTCATCTAACCCACACTCCAAGTCTCTGTAAACATGCAGTGTAATCAAAATTGCCACTGTCCTGCAGATGTGTTGTGACCATCTCCGTAGAAATTATGTGCATGTCTCAGAGCTTCACCTGAAGCTTCTACTAAAATGCTGCTATATAGGCATTATCTCTGAATTTGGTTGAAATAAGAAAGATTCCTTCTAATAAACAAAATTTCACCTGAatcatgaccaaaaaaaaagatggacttTTTAAACTTTCACAGTGAAATCCCTGGGGGTGACACCTGAGAGCCTCTCTGGTTAAAATTCCACTGGTCTAATTGATAGTGCATGTTCTTTTTGCCTACACTGACTGAGCACTGGTGTCTATGTTTCTCAGCTTCCATGGTCCAGTCTCCCAACTACTGCCTTTCACATTTGGTGCCCAAACAGCACTGATTTCCAAAACCAACTTTTCCTGCCCTTTCTACCAGAGGCAGACTCACACCTTTCTCATGGTTGTCCTTTGATCATCGTTCCCAATGGTTGTGAACAGAAGGAAGATGTGTGAGCTTCTTGAAGGAATTCTCCCCATGGCAGGATTCTTTGGCCCCAGAAAGGAGGCAGGTAGGATGGGGCAGCACACAGGATGGGTCAAGAAGAAGTGACAAGTCAAagttgaattgtttctttatctttcttaaaGTCATAGTTTCATGTATAtaactctttctctcctttccattaTTCACATTTCAAAAATGCTGCATAAGCAGTATAATAGCATCACAGTGGAGGAAACTCAAGTTTATAAACACCAATCCCTCAAACAGTGACACAAGCAAAGCTGCCCAATATTTCCTCAGAGAGAAGCATGCTCTGTATGACATTAGTCAGGTAATTAACTTGCCTTCTGATTGGAGGCATTATGGCCTTTACTCAAGgttattttctttagaaatgcTCCTTAAACATAGTCAGAGACAGAAGTTGATACAAGACatgagaaaacataaaaagatcGGGAAAAAATGATGAACCTGAGACACCTATGGAGAATTTTCTCCCAGTAGggcataaatttcccttttaaatggaaataatcaATTCTCCAAACACAAAGGCCCAAAGAAAGTTTTTGACAATTAAACTAACTTTGGCTGTGTGGTGCTATGGGATGATAAGAGCTGAAAGAGTCAGGAAGTAATAGAAATCCAATCAGACATCACAGAAATGTCAACTCCAAGGGTGAGGTATAGTTAAACTAAGTGAGGCaatgaaagcaaatgaaaaataaaaatacataataagacattttcaaaataaattgaatttgttATCTCTTTGGGAAAAATGTAATCAAATTTGATTATGACTATTTTGCTGACCTCAAGTTTTAAGGCAAAAAATgcgtttttaaaagaaaacaaaggacaaCAACTCTGTGGtcttaaaataggaaaatattttaaacaaaagaaaatataaagggcAAGATCACATATTGGGTTATGTTAAGCTTAAGAAATTCTCTTTAACAAAAGACACTGAGGTTAACagtgtaagagagagagagaggagtggaaGAATGGGCACCAGGAAAGTATTCCTGAGTGGCATATACAAACAAGTCTtacagatcaataaggaaaacacagagaacacTGTAGGAAGAAAacgaaaaaaagaacaaacattcaaaaaattGTTTGCCCAATGCAAAATCAAGGTGTGAAAAGTACTCAAGTGTTTTGCTAAACAGTGGACATGGAAATAAAGCCATTACTTGATGCCATAGGACACATCtgtcagaaatgaaatgacagaaCATTTCAAATATTGACAAAGACATGGATACAGTAGTAAATGTTCACACTGCTGGTGGGTGTGAAAATTGGTACACATATTTTAGAAAACTGTTTGGTGGTTTCTCCAAAAGCGGAAGAAGTGTAAAAATCCCATATGAAATTTCCATGCCACACACTTACCCAACAGAAATTCATATCTGTGTCAAGaaaacattttctagaatttacaTCAGGCACTATTCCTAACAGCCCCAAACTGTAAAACATTCTTATATGCATCAACGACAGAAGGATAAAATTTGAATTCCAGCCTCAATACTAATAAATGATAAACAATTACATGCAAAAATACAGGTAAATTCAAGGCAACATGTTGAATTTCAAAGGCTCAATATTAAATGGCCCAGGCAGTGTAATTTCATTTGAATGATGTATAAAAGAGAGGAAAGCCATCTTCTTTGTTAGATATGAAAAGTGTGATTACTTTTGAGATTGGTGAAAAAAGGATGCTTCTCAAGGcaaacagtttttgcttttattacaTAGGGGCTTCATATTCTGGTTATTAATCCCAGCGCATCATACAGAATATATCCAATGCTGTAAATTTAACAAAGCTGTTCACTTACTACTTTGGTATGtactgtatatatatttaaaacatcagaatttcttttaagctgagaaaattaaataaattagtcATACTATTGTCCTTATATTGCAAAAGTAGAAGTAAATGCATTAAATAACGatactgtgatttgttttaaaCTGAAGTTTGTAATTTATAGGTTCAAAATTGAAAGGTACTGTAtacaacatacaaataaaaatggtaaactgtggaattattttttaattatcagagAATAAGTTAAGGTtagacaaaataagaaaatagaacacAAGCATGAAAGAAGACAATCAATTGATAACTTTAATTCTATGCATAACCTTTATTAACAAGAGACTTATTTCTACTGTTACAGTGAATTATTTTTTGACTGTAGTCAATGGGATATTTTTTCAGGACAGATGGCAAAAACATAAAGATTAaggtagaaaaatgaaaaaatatatatataacatgtaaTGTTAACCAATTACTCAACTATTATggttacataaataaatcattatagaataaataaatagatacataaatgtaaatcagataacataaactTTAAGGGTAATGTATTTTGTCATTGTAATTAgtattttttcacatttcctAATACACGATTTCCACAACTTATGCCTGATAATAACAATAATCCATACATAAATGTATATGACACATAaatgcatacacatgcacacctTCATACATTTAATACTGTATGTACTGTGTGCATGCACTGCCACTCCCTTGTAGCATCTTAAAGCTTCATAATTGTACCTAAAGTTCTCTGATGGCCAAGAGAACAAGCAACTGAATGTTGTGCAGTTAAAGACCATTTACATATACCTGATGGAACTAGGGGGTGTTATATTCCTTCTGCAGGAGAAGGTGACCATGGATAGCCTGGAGTCACGGCCCAGGAGAACAAAGGGACTGACAGTTGGGAAACATGCAGCAAATAGTGAAGTCATGTTCAACAGCCACAAACTGTAATTCTCAAAAAGAACAATATAGAATTGAAGGATGGAGGAGAAGATGTAAAAGGATACATAGGTGCTCAGGAGTAAAAGGATGGTTTGGGTAGCTCTGGACTCAGGGGAAGACCTGGGGGAGAGGCTGATCCTGTGAATGTGTTGGACCCGCTGCTTGTGCCTGTACAGGATGGAAACCATGGAGCTGCTGGCCCAGAGCATGAGCCCCAAACATAGAGCATCAGGGAGTGATAACAATACAGCATAGAGTGAATCTGCCCTTTTGTCATGGATTTCAGCAGAACAGAatcctaaattttttttctttctgatggaaacatttcttttattgccaatcacatacaaaggaaaaatgataTTCACCAGCATGAAGAGGAGCCAGCACAGGGCTATTGAGAGCCCGATGTACTTGGGAGCTTGCACGTTAAGCTTTGCCAACCTGGAGTTCCTGGGGCTGATGGTGATCACCTGGAAGATACTCAAGAGGCAGGTGCTGCCAAGGCACATACCCCTACCCACTCTGTAAACATACAAAATAAGTCTGCATCCAAAATCAttgatgaaatatttcaaaccaaATGCTATCATTGTCCTGGGAACTCCATTAGTGAGAATGAACAAGGAGTTGACTACAATTAGGTGCTTGAAAATCAAATCTGTGGACCTTAACTTGCACCCAGTGATGTAAAGGAAGACATAATggtaaagaagagagaaattcccCAGGACTCCAATTGCAGTCTGGGATAAGAAGACCAAGGCTATTACCATATGCCTGGAGGACATCCTGCTAGTTCCCAGACACTAACATTTGTCTTCCGAGCCAGAAGATTCTGCATGGGAATAGAAGATGTGCGCTACATGTCAACTGAGGTCCAATCTTCTCCACTTACTGTTAGTGCCCACTAACAAAGAATTACTTAATGTTTGTCATTTATTGAGATATTTCTGTTAGTTGAATATGTAACATTTACTGTGTGTCTTAGTGAATGAATCACAGCTATGAAAACTGTACTCATGCTAACTTCTTTATTCTTCACAAATTGATGTGGTGTTCACCACAATTGCTTTTATTATGAAGACAGTGAAAATTTAAGCAAAGGGAGGTTTGTCTAAATTTACATGTGGTTGGGGAAAAGTCGAGACTTTAACTGGGCTTGGCAATCAACCATCATGCTCTACTAATGAAACTAATTAGCTGTGTTCTTGCAGTAATCCAGATATAGATTGAGTTTTGTTCTTATCCCTTGAAATTTGATTTTACACTGGTGATATTACACATTACCATTTTGGTGGTAGCAAGTTTCCAGTATTgtgtaaaaatataattcagacCCCAATATTAATTATGAACAAAATTTTACAGATCTAATAAAATATAGATTCACTGTATGCAGAAAAATACTATAGGAAACTGAcccatgaccaagttggatttaaTAAGGCAAGAGGACTTGAATACTAGGATAGCAACAGACACTCATTTGCTTTTATCCCTGGAACAAAGGTATGACAGTGCCTAGGTCAGAATTTTCAACAATCCAATATTATGCCCTAAACTACAGGACCAGTAGCactaatttattaaaaatcagtagtgtagGTTGAAACTAATCATTACCCTTTGTCATTTATATTCACCACCTAATTGATATATTAGTTAAGTAAAACCACTGGCAATGAAATGAGAATATTATTAAAACTATAAGATATACGGAAAATGAAATCTGCATGGCATGGAATTTTGTACATTTCTaaaattgaaatgatatatgttCTTGATTGATATtaggatattttaaaatcagaaaacataTCACAAGATACATTTGGGCATGCAGCCACTTTATGAAGCCCATAATTATAAACTTACATATTTCTTAAATGCCAGTTCCTTAATTTAAGATGGAAAACAGGCTCACATTAATTGACAGACCACTTTCATTTTCAGGAGAGATGCAATCACCATCTTCAAAAAGCCCTTCATACAGTCAGAGTTAGAGAAAACATTTCTCTCCCAGTATTTGCTATTCACATAAAGTATTTTTACTCAGGATTAAATGATGCATGTAGATTCATCTgaaattttattgtaaacattGTATGCATTATATGCACATTTCTAGTGAtcctgaaaattttcatttttgattcCTTTAATGTTGGTAGAACAGTAGATTGCTTTCAGAACTTCTGCCTTTAAGCACCTATGAAATCAGGTTTTCCTATCACTTGTATTACACAGCAAAAATCACTGTTATTGAGGATGACACTTTATTCCACTAGGAACTTTCATGGGTCAGAGTCCCACCTCTCTATAACAGTTCAGCCCATGCCTCAGGAACAATTCATCTGTGCAGTATAACATTGGCACTGGAAAAATTTCAACCCTaaaatattcctgtttttttCCAAAGCAAATGCTTAAAAAGTCTCCTCACATGCCTACTTCTCTACAGACTCTGCCTCTTGGACTGATATAAGGAAAATACTCACCTTACGCTATTCCACTGCCAGAATCATGAGAGTCAGGCAAGTGTGAGAAGAGCAGCCTGACCCAGAGATAAGGGTTTGTGGCTCTGTGACATCACCTCCCCACAGCACTGCAATTTATCATTTTACCTGTGGCATAATGAGACTGCAGGCTTGGGGAACTGAgactatttctgaaaaaaaaaaacttcccagtTACTAATTACCAGAAAATAATTATCAGTTCCTCTTAACATCCCCAAAGAGACTTTAGATTGTTTGGGAAGGGCTCTTTCTTTTCCATGAGCCCTGGAGGCAGACAGGGTCTCATGTGGAGGGAGAAAGTAATGCTGAGGTCTGGGAAGAAAGGACTAGAGTGAGATAGCTGCATCTCACTGGAGGCTCTGTTTCCCTGAGAAGTCCTTCCATGCAAAGTACAGCTCTTTACAAATCCTCAGGACACACAGTCTCACCATCATTTAAGTTATGACTGCAGAAATGAACTCAGGCAAAATACTTGAGAAGGATTCATAATGAGATACAAGTAAAAGGAAGGATATGATGCCAGTAATTTACATTAGAAATCATGGACTTTATCTGAACAGCTGAGTGCCAATTAGTTTTAActaatttaaacaattttattgttaaatatccAATCCCATTATTGTCTCCTCAGAAGTGGTCAGAAGTCTAAAAAGAACCAGACCTGCAGAGAGACAGAAGTTTATGCATCCTTCAAAAGTAAGAACATGAAGATGAGGTGGTTTACCAGGCACATTCCCTCATTTCCTTATTATCAGATAATGCTActttcatgatttaattctacttACTCATTTTGAGGGTACTGAATGTTTAACACagcctttacacacacacacacacacacaccacatacacaAATTTTCTTAGCTGACAGTAACAGAGATTAGTTGGCtttgtaattaatttaaaaatttaaggtaCATGTTCAAATTAGTCCCTTTGATTTtactacaaaaaaaatgaagaatttgatCTATTTCTAGTATGTAATGGCTCCAATATCCCAGTCAGGTGTTAGAGCCATGATATTGGAGAaggctgagtgtgtgtgtgtgtgtgcaaaccACACAAACACAGTTACCTCTTTACAGATGCAAACACACATAAGCATGCAAACTCACACAATCAAATATATAGTCAAATACATTCACTTACACACATACAAGTCACACACACTTTCTGTAACACTCACACTCACCCACACACTCCTCAGAAGCACACATCATATTTATACCCATTCACTATGTCATGCACTAACACAAGGTCGTATAGTCTCACTCACATTCAGAAAATCGCACACAGACAAGATGTGCATATGTATTTCGAAAGTGTccattttttgaaaaacagaGGTATCTGCAGCTTATAAATGCCTTAAACATTCCTTTCTCCTTATACTCCTTCCCACTGTGCAACAACCCAAAAAGAGATGAAGCGCAATGTGTCACACTTACAAGAGTTGTGCATGAGCCTTTTAGGTTTAGGCACATAGAAAAGTTGAAGTGTTCAGGATTTGACACTGTGAGGGTATGGGCATATTGGAATGAAAATGAGGGCACAGGGAAAAGATGAACTGGAATCCGATGAGGGATCAAAGAGACTGAGGGCATAGGAGGCATAAAGAATTCAAGAGGAGAAAGAGGGCAAGGGGTTATAAGGCACAGCATAGTTAAAGATACAGAGGGGTAAAGTGCACCATCAGGGAACAAGGAGGAAATGTGTGCAAAGAATTTAAGggaataagaaataaatgtataCAAGAAATTTAAGAGTATGGGGAATATTGACCTCTGAGGATTAAAAAGGTAGTAGGGATCACAGAAATGAAGGGGATAGTGATGGTGGGAAATTAATGGATGGAGAAACGTAAAGGTAAGTGTAGGTAAAGGATACTAGGATCGTCATATCTATGACAGGTTAAAGGACATGAGTTCAGAGGCAGGTAACAAGTGGGAATTCAGGTCCTGGTTATACTGGGTGGTTGAAGGCGAGgatggaagaagagaaggggtttgatggttaagttctggtatcaagtgatgatgcccagttgtctggtcaggaaagaaCTGTCCTGACCATCACTGCAATTATATTGCATGGCTGATTAATGAAgtagaaggctggtgtattaaatcatcagtcaattgattgcatttgTCTCTGATTACATCTGGGATTAAGTAAGGCATGTTTCTAACTGATGAGAAAATGCAATCCCTAGGGGAATTTTAATGAAGAacagagactttttcactgctgcttcttcagccagtgagactctcctgtggagttcattcgcatacttcatcagagctgccagcttcacagcctgccctgcagattttggactcttacattcccacggtggtgtgagatacctttataaatcacatatttacaaatatctttaCTGGTTCTAtatctctagagagccctgactaatagaGCATGGTACTGGGAACACTTTTTGAGAAACATACTCTTAAAAATAGTATTTCACAATTGCTTTTCTAgtctgattagactcagaggcactaatcactctgtttccaataatcgaTATGGCACTGACAATCCATAGGGTGAATTGGCTGAGAGAGGCAAAATAACACTATCAAATTCTGCTAATTGTaggcttatatgaggcaaggctctgtgAGATTGTTTTTGGCACTTTTAAGGAGTACTGTGggattaagaggtataatgatttTGGCTGGATGTTGTTAGCTACACTGGATGCagtgatgaaggaaagggatgacTGGAACActtcaaatttgtaacttatgtaccatatgaatgatgtaaaaaatTTCATGTTTGCCCTgcaagaaaatcttatttcccatGATCACAGACTTGAGATCACTGAAAACTGGACACAAAGCCTTATTG
The genomic region above belongs to Tamandua tetradactyla isolate mTamTet1 chromosome 16, mTamTet1.pri, whole genome shotgun sequence and contains:
- the LOC143660144 gene encoding vomeronasal type-1 receptor 4-like is translated as MSSRHMVIALVFLSQTAIGVLGNFSLLYHYVFLYITGCKLRSTDLIFKHLIVVNSLFILTNGVPRTMIAFGLKYFINDFGCRLILYVYRVGRGMCLGSTCLLSIFQVITISPRNSRLAKLNVQAPKYIGLSIALCWLLFMLVNIIFPLYVIGNKRNVSIRKKKNLGFCSAEIHDKRADSLYAVLLSLPDALCLGLMLWASSSMVSILYRHKQRVQHIHRISLSPRSSPESRATQTILLLLSTYVSFYIFSSILQFYIVLFENYSLWLLNMTSLFAACFPTVSPFVLLGRDSRLSMVTFSCRRNITPPSSIRYM